Part of the Ochotona princeps isolate mOchPri1 chromosome 32, mOchPri1.hap1, whole genome shotgun sequence genome, TGCAACCCCCCCTCTTCAGACCACAGCTAGAAATACTGGGAGCCCCCCAGGCGTGCACTGCCAGTTCTTGCCTTTCAAGTTGGAGGCTCTTCCTAGGCAGCAGTCTTCTGGAAGAGGAAGCTGGCTTGATGGTCACACGGGTGCAGCTGGAGGCTACCCCACAGCTTTCTGAGCTGCTTTCCCCATCTCTTTTCTGCCCTTAGCAAGGATCCCTAGAGGGTGCAGCAGCTCCAGGACTGGCGGCCACGCCTTGCATGGCAGCATGACCAGAGGGCACTAGTTTGCAGCTGATTCAATCTTCCCTTCAAGGAGAGACATAATTCATTATTTCACTCTGGGCCATCGTAGGGTAAAGAACAGGGAGAAAGGCAATGTGAGTGTGTCCCTATCCATGAACACTGTGGACTCCCCCGAGAATtcgtttatttgtttgagagagggagagagtgcagTTCTaggagctggttcactccccaaatgccaggaaCAGTTGAGGGCttagccaggccgaagccaggagcctgcaactccaggCCTTCTACCTGTGTGACAGGGACTCAATTCCTGAGCCATCAGCATGGCCTTTACTCTTAcgaggaggctggagtcaggagccagagctgggtatcCAACCCAGGACTCTAATGTGTGACACTCACGTGTCTTAACAGCTGGGCTAAATGCCTACTCCGAGGGATCCTGCTGAATTTGCAGATTGGGGTTGTTGGGGCCAGTTAGGTCTACAATTCTTTATTTCTCCATTGGATTTTTGTTTAGCACTCTGAATAGAGCAAAGAAAAGTAGACTGGAGGATGATGAGAGAACTCGCTGTCAGGCTCTTTCCACAGTGGGGCTATCTGCAGAGGCAACTCCAGTTTTACCAGCAGGCTGAATTGAGGGAGCTGGTGTAACGATGTgggggttaagctactgcctgtaagCCAACATCCCATAGCAGTACACTACCCTTTTGCCACGAGGAGCCAGAGCCACACATTGACCAAGCAATTCGCCCAGTATCCATAGGATTTAAATCAGATGGACACCAACAACTTCACATCGTCTCTCTTAGAGTAAACCCCAGAGGCAATCAAAGACCATAACAAAAGGGCAAGAAGGAGGCCGAGGGGAAGGCTGTGCTGCGGGGAAGTCAGCTAGCCCATGATATCCTCATTCTCCTGAGGAAACCTTTGCCTGGTGCTGTATTGGCCAATACTGTTGTTTTATCCTTTTTCAGCAATGATTTTCAGTGATTTATACCTATACTAATACACATGGTAATTGTTCCTTTAAGACAGATTAATTCTGGAAGTTGAAAATTTTGAACAGGTAGTCTTTATATCTAATCAAATGatgcaggcagagccctggaaggaAGTTCTAGCCGAGCCATTTTCATAGTACCTAGTCACAATGCTGCCTTGTCCTGAGGCCTGCTGGCTTATCTGGAGCCAGTATCACGCTTCACTCTGTGCTGGATCCTCCTCCTAAGCTGTGCAGGTGGTATGTTGTGGACACGGAGTAcaggaagaacttgggaaaccaCTTCCTCGGGATTCTGTATGGTCAGTTACCAGTGAATGTTTTCTACAAATTCAGTGATAAATCAGTGTTGAAGACTTTCTGGTATTAATCAGAAATAATGACACATTCATTTAAAATGCCTTTATTATGGTTTTATTAATTTTGCCAAGGAATATTGTAATATAACAAtattcaaaaatctttaaaattattgtgTCGATATCTTTAGAGGTATAATTATTTGATGTGTAGGATTTTCATCAAAACAATATGAGTGTTAGGATATGATCTGGCATCAGCTGATCATTGGTGACTAATTGATAAATACACAATAATTTGACATTCTATTCATTGTCGTTTTCCATATTTGTTTTCATATAATAAAAGGTTTAAGTACGTGTAATACTAAAGACAATTTTGCTCCTTACTTTAGACAGTAAAAAATTTATCACCACATTTGCACACAAGCTTTTTTCCCAAGGAGATATTAAATATGGTTTTCAGCACTTCTTCAACTTCCTCCTCTGTTAGAGTTTTAAACTCTACCAGATCAGTATTTTCTTTGTAGTTGAATATCCGGGAAGTGAGGACAAACCCCACCAAACATTGAACCCCTCTGGGGTCTGCAAGGAGCAGAATGATTTGTCCAGGAACACAGATGATGGAGATTCCTGGAGGTACGTGTTCACAGGCTCGAATTCCTCAATTGTTCGAGGTTGAAGAGTGAAGCTGTAGATCTTTCGGTAGCTTTCCTTTTccaggagttcagaattcaggAATTCTTCATTTGGAATATACTGCTGTCTTCTGATTTGGTCCAGGTACCAGGTTTCACCCTCTTCTCTCAAACGGAATATGCTAGGCACCTGGGGCTGATCCTGGTCAGGAATCAGCTCCACAGGCTGCCATATCTGATGGGAGCGTCCAAACCCCGCATCCACAATGTACTTCCTGCCATTAATGGTCACCTGTACTAGAAGGTGAATCATGCCCGTGCTGTATTTTTCGGTGGTCCTGCTATAAACATACCCTCCTAACATTGTGACCTCAAACCCGGTGGTGGCCAAAGCCCAGTACAGAAGATAGTTGACCTGGAGACACCATCCACCTCGATTCTTCCTCACAATTTTATCAAAAATGGCCTCTAAGTCCAGCTCCATGGACTCCCCACAGTGCAGACTAAGGTTTTCAAAGGGAACAGTCCTGATCTGGTGCTGAAGAATGCCCGTCAGTGATTCCAAGTCCAGTTTGTTCCCGGGGTTCTTATAACCAATCCTTTTATAGTACGCCTCAAGATCCATGATCCCTAAGCAAAACAGAGGAAGACCAAGTTGTAACGCTTTTGAACTTGGATGTACTTGGGTGGCTAATAATAGCTGTAACCTGTCTAAATATGGAAATGGGCAGGTTAAGACATTCATTTCCCACGTAGGAGTGCCTGTCAGGGCTCAGCATTTAGCTCTGACCTCCAGGTTACAGCCCTGAGAGGCAGTGTTGATGGCTCAACCAATTGATGCCTGCCCCCCAGATGGGAACCTGGATTGAACCCTCAGTCCTTGACTTCTgctcagcccaccccagccctatcctggctcagcccagtgaACCCCAAGTGCTTCCCAGTGTGTGGGagtcctttctgtctccctcttcctctcttctgtacATCAAAGTGCCTGGTTTGGGTTCCACTCTGCATTTaatttaatccagcttcctgcccacgtGCACTTTGTAGGGCAGCAAGTGGAAGCTcatgttcttgggttcctgctactcctgtgggagacctggctggcgttccaggctcctgacgtaggcctggtcctgcctggctATCACAGGCGTTTGGGGATGGATCAGCAGACGGTGTGCCtctatttatttatatgcttCTCTGCTGTTTAAGTGAAATGTAAATCTATCAATAAAGTATTAAGTTGGAAAATGGGCTGGAAATCTAGATTAATGATGGGCtaaatgataaatatatattaGGTGATTTTCTTGGTGTGAATAAAAACCAAAACTGCATCTGGTACTAATTACTGTAGGCTCATTAATAGTTCTAGATTTAGCAGAATTGTACAATTTAGTACGTAGTATTCACATTTATCTGACCGAGCCAACTTCCCCTTTTAGCTAAAGATTATCCAAAGTTCCCCTCCAAAAACTTTTATTCACTCACTTAATCATTGCCTGCTCTATTGGTTTAATTATTAGTTTACCTACCTCACAGTGGGAATCAGCTGCTGACCTAGCATTTGCTTGTCTGCATAAAGCTTACATTTTAGGCAGAGTTAGAATTACACAGATCGTGAACCCAAGACCAATAAGTAGAACAGATAGTCAGTCAGGCTGTAACAAGTCCTCTGGGGGAAAGTAAGGCAAACGAAGGGACTAATAAGGATACAGGAAGAGCTTCCATGTTCAAATAAAGTGCCCAAAGAGCCTCAACAAGCTGTTAACAAAGTTAGAGGAAGAGCTTGAGCAAGGCGATTCCAGACAGAGGGAACTGAATGTTCTAAGCCTGTGTTAGGAACTTCCAGAGTGTTCCAAGGACATCGAAGAACTCATGGTGACTGTAGCAGAGTGAGAGGGAAAGTTTGCTGAGATGGGGTGAGACAGAAGGCAGTGTCCTAACCAACAATCTGGGTTTGACTTGTACTCGCTCTGGGATGAGAACTCTAAGTGATGGAGGGATCAAAGTTGGAATAGTATTTTCCATAATCAATTCAATTTCTCTGACTGTATCTGAACCCTTGGATGTACATGTTGAACTCTGAAGATAGGTCCAAGAATCAGGTAGGGCCAGTGCTTGGTTTGTGGCTGGGATGTGATTCAGGACCGATGAGAACTGATTTATGGTCTCTGCCAGTTCATCCTCTCATTGGATAGTCAGCTGAAACAGACGGGACAAGCAAGGGAAGGCACTGCTAATGATGAAAACAAGAGAAAGGGGTGAGAGAAGCCCCAGATGTAGCCCAAAGCCACCTTGACCTTTCAGATCACGTGAGCAGCTATAGCATGTTGCACCATGTGGTTTAATTGTGTTAGGGAAGGTCTCTGGAAGCTGCTCGCCAAGAGTCTTGGTGTACTGAGACAGTAGGTGTGGTGTGGCACACACACGTCAGCGGTCATTGCTCCAAGAGGCTGAGATGGGACGGAGCAGGGGCACGTGCCCTGCGTTCAGTGGTGATAAGCTGGGGGTCTGTTTTCACCCTGCACATCATTTATTTCATATCCTCCTACTTCTCATTGTTAATCTAGCATTCTTTCCATTTCGCTAGTATTTCCTCATCTCTATCCTTGGTATCGCCAGTATTTCCCCTGAATCTACACAGTTGTTCCTCAGCTGACTCTGCACTGTTGCCCAAAACCCTCTCCCGCAGGCGCAGCGAGCACAGCTGGCACTCACACAGATTCTCCCACACCCTCTAGGATCCATAAAACAGGATTTGCACCAAgtataaaaaaaatggaagtggaAGGCTGACCCAGAAATAATCAAGCTGTTTCTACAGGTCTGGTCGCGTGGTTCTTGCCTAGCCCGTGACTCTTCAGCTGGGAGCTTGCTTCCTGTTTCTTTGCGAGTGCTGTGGTTTCTGTTGAAGCGCTTGTCTCTCCTTGCCTCCCCTGCTGCTCTCCATCTCCTCCACCACTCTTCCCATTCTCAAGTTTCTATTTCAGATAAAATGTGGAGTTAGGATTTGGCTCCTGCAAGTGCTTTCAAAACGAGGCAACCTTTTTTAAGGGTCTGGATAATGGCTTCATGTTATAATCTAATAACATTTGTGTATTCTTTGACTAAACACAAGAAATCTTCCCTTACTAAAGCCGAGATTCAAGGTGAAATGTGAACTCCACTTGGAAAATTGTTGCCAGGACCATGGCCACCTGAACACCTGTTACCCCTGTGGAGTGTGTGTAGCACCTCTGTGGAGCGATGTAGCACCTAGGGCGTTCACCTAGGACTCTCAGAAAAGCACCCAGTGCCTTCCTTAGCAAGATGAAAGAGGATTGGTCTTCAGTGTTAATTTAGGTGACTTAGGGTATTTTCTTCCCagttcaaactctagagcaaaacATTAGGAAACATAAACTTAAAAATGCAGCACAACTTTTCTCAAAAGCAAGAAGCGTAGTTTTCACAAACTAAATCATGGAGAAGCTCGAAGACTCACGGAGATGGGGAAGTGACAGCTGAGTGGCATGGATGATGAGGGGGTGAAGAGagtgacaggagcctggagcagcagTGATGGACAGATGCTAAGAATGAAGGCCCTGCGGGACGCCAGGATGGAACTCCAAGGCAGCTAGGCAGAAGACCTTTTTTCCATGGAGTGAGCCAGGAGGACGCAGTCACGCTGCACGTCCCAGGTCAGCGCCACACCTGCCAAACGCTAAGGACCAGTTTGTGGAGGAGGTGCCTGCTCTTCCTTTAGGGGATAAACATAATTGAATATATATGGGTAGAAAAACAAGGTTGTGCTGTTCAAATAGGGTGTCAGCAGAAAGAATCTGCCAGCTAATTATCTCTTGTCATGTTCGTCTTCCTTCAGCTCCACTGAATATATTGCAGAGTTGAAGCCCAATACTGAACATACTAGATTCAGAAATCACATAAAAGccaaaaatagaattgaaatatGCAtctgtgtacacatacacacaaacacgcGCACACGCTCCTGTGTATAGTCCagtaagagactattggaactcactAGAACATTTAGTAGAAGTGCAGGgtataaaaacacacacaactcAAAATTGTCTCCATACAAAAACAATGGCAGGGCTGAAATGATAAGTTCAGTAGCTACAAAAAGAAGCTAAGTACCTTGGGATAGGCATAACCTATTAAAATAGATTTAACCAGGCGTGTGAAAGCCTCTAcagtgaaagaaacagaagacacagagaaaaggacaacCTTTGATATTTCTGGATTGGAAGAATGTGTATCAGCAAAATGAGTGCACTCCCCAAAGCAAGTCCCACATCAGGGTCACCCTCAGCAAAATGTAGAGACTCTTATCTCAGATGCGGAAAAAGATGCTGAAAATCATGTGGAAATATACGAAACCCAGAATAATAAAACCAAAGTGAAACAATGAAAGCAAAAGCCACAGTTAGCACAATCCCAGATGGCACGAAAAGCTAGAGGGGATTCCCAATGAAAACTGCCTGATACTAGGACAGAAATACACACGAGGACCAAATGAACAGGATAGAAACCACATAACTTAATCTACAAAGCTCAAGTCAGCTACTCTTTCACAAATGAGCTAACATCAATTCCTGCAGAAAGGAGTCTCTATAACAACTGTCTccagaaaaaaattgtttctacACGTGAAGATGAAATGCCAGCAGTGGCCAGGCAGGCAGTGGGCACAACGTGCAGGCCAGCAGAGCCCATCTAAAGGGAAGCAGGTGCCACAGCTGAAGATAGTACAGGTCAAACAGAGCGGGCCTGGTGGGCAGCATGCAGGAGAGAGCTCCTTCTGAGGGGGAGAACAGAGTCAGCTTTGTTCAGGCACCGAACTGAACAAGACCAACAAGTGTTCAGATGTGTTGGGCACGGAGCCACAGCACAGAAACACTTGGGAGAGCCAGCCCAAAGGTCCCTGCTTCCTGGGACTGCTTGCCTAGCCAGGGTCCCTTCTCCTGTGGCATTCTGCAAGTCTGTCAAGGGGTGAGGGCTTCAGTCTGATTTACACTGAAAAACGAATATTCCATCATTTAGAGCTCCCACTGGATCTCGCTCTGACATAAAGCTTGCCTGGGGAAATCTGCTAGACACAGTCTTAAGCCACACAATTCAATATCCACAGACCTTTGGGATCACTGTGGGATTTCTGATCAACAAATGCAAGAGGAGCAGGAAGTGttctgagcctgctgcctgcaggaCTGGGTCCTCTGGGCTGTCTCCTGGAGGGCTGAGAAGAGGTACAAACGCTATTACAGCCACCCAAGaggggaagccaggaggcaagttCCTCTCAGCACACTGGTCGTCTTCTAACACACATATTGAATCCCTGCAGCAAATCTTTCAAGTAGGCACTGCTATTAGCTCCATTTGGCTGATGCAGAAATGAACGTTTAAAACCTGAATGCTTGCCCAAGTGCTCACAGCTCGAATGTGGTGTGGCTGAAGGAGGCATCTCACATTCCCCATCATGCTGTAAAGCAGCCATGGCATTATGCTCCAAGCCTGGGCCACCTGCACTCCGGACACACTATAGACCTGAAATTCCCATCGATGGTGTAGTCTGGTATCCGGCCTCCCAAGAGAAGTAGAATTAAGCCCACATGTCAAAGTGTGCTGCAAGTTCCAGAGGAGCTCCACTTACCCAGTTCCAGGGCCAgagaccaggaagcagcctgAGAGCTGAAGGCAGCCCTTTCGCTTTCAGATTCCACAGGAGGAGTGCCTTTATTCACGTTCTAGATGCTCCGCCTCTGAATTCAGTCACTTAGTCCTATCAGCTCTGGGAGTGTGGTCAGGAGGCTTCCAGCTGCCCAAGGGCATCTCTGAGTCAGATCTTCCCACTGAGCAGGTCCTGGGCactctctgccagctctgctgcctttgGGCTTCAcaggcttcctgctggcctggagcctggagcctggagcctggagcctggagccaggaattcagagaGGTGACAGTGAGGGTTGGGACAGGGTCCAaggaccacagatcctgcaatgtGGAAGAAGCCACAGAAGATGGGGGGCTTTATTCACACGCCCAGCTTGTGATCAATTCCTGTAAGGCCTGTCTCTTGTGATTTTCCTAGTTTGATCCCTGGTCCTCACTCCGGCTTGCCTCTCTGAAGGCACTGCATAAGGTGTTGATTGCAAGCCCAGGCCTAAGCCATGACTCCCACCTGTCATAGTGCTGTGTGTCTGCCTATATTTGATTTACATCCAAGATGTTGGTCTACAACTCCTGCTGTTTTATATGCCTTTCTCACTATTGTACTTAAAAAACATTGATGGCATTTTGCTATACTTTTGGCCCCTACTTCTGTTAACATCCTCCAGTCTCATGCTGCATGGATCTGGGACTCTCTGCCTGAATGTTTTCATGAAACCTGGACTTGGGCAGTAGATGCACCTGCAAATTAATGCCCCAGGGACCACAGCTCAAGAATGATGAGAGTTTGAGGGTAAAAGCCCCTGGTTCTAGACACTCCAGTACTTACACTGAGGCAGTGCAGCACTGCCACCTGGTGTCGTCCAATGGTGTCACAATCCCTTAGTCCACAGGAAACTGGCCAAGAATGTATCTTGAACTGTGGGTTCCTCAGCTGCCCTAGCCTCACTGTCCCACTCCTGACCTGGTGCTTCCTGCAGATCCACATCTCAGCCTCTGCTTTTGCAGGAACTCCCCCCACTCAGGGTATTATTCCACTTAGGAGTTGCCCTGGAGACAGATGcgtggcttcctccacctcccAGTGCCTGTAACACTGACAGGATGCAGGATTCTTTGTGCATTCCTTGGGGGTTCACAGGAGCAGTCTGCAGGCATGGTTCACTGGGGGCAAGGCAGAtgcatccagggctccctgggcaCCACCAggtttctctcctctgtaatGTAGAAGAATGCCcatctttcttctttcccagTTGACACGTGGTAGTAGAACCTGCACGTGTCTGTGAGCCTCATGGATGCGGTGTGATGGGTCAGTGTTGCTGTTAACTCCCCCTTCTCTGAGAAAACACATGATAAGATTCACACTGCTCTGTGATGAATACTCTCCCCACATCAGGGGAAGAACCACAGCTCATAAAGGTAAGAGCCTACATGTCAGACTCGTAGCCAACATCACGCTGAGTGGAGACAAGGTGGAAGCATTTCCCCAGGGTCTGGAACAGGGCAAGGATATTCAGTTTTGCCGCTTGCAGACAACACAGCACTGGACACGTTAGCAATGGCTCTTAGGGAAGACAACGAGGGCGCAGAGGCGTCAGAGCAGGAAGGCCAAATGCCCGTGTCGGAAGGGGATGCGGCTGGTCCATGGAGAAGACACAGGGGCTAATGAAATGTTTCTGGAATTACTGCGCCAGGTCAGTATAGTTGAAACACACAGCATCAGCTCGTTAAAGATGGCAGTACCTTTTACACCAATAAGGATTGTTTTCTGAAGAGGAAGTCCGAAAAGAAATTTATTCACAGCAACTCTGAGAATACTGTATTTTGAAATCAGTTtaaccaaagaaatgaaaggTCTTCAGGGTTGGTAAAATGTCTGTACTACTTAAGGCAATccatttaaaatttcaattaattCTTCATATAATTAGAATAAAGACCTGAAAATTGTATGGACCATCAATGAACCGGAATTGGCAAAACAGTCTTGAGAGTGAAAATGTAGTACAATATGgttccagcacagtggcctagtggccaaagtcctcgccttgaccttgccaggcagctccacttcccatccagctccctgcctttggcctgggaaagcagttgaggatggccataagccttgggaccctgtacctgtgtgggagacccggaagaagctcctggctcctggcttcggatcggctcagcaccaccTGTTgcatcacttggagagtgaatcatcggatggaagatcttcctctctgtctctcctcctctctgtatatgtgacttaaattaaaaaagaaagaaaaaaagaaaaaaataacaaaaactaaattttaaaaagaaaacaaaaatgaaaatgtagcaAAATAAAGTTGAAAGCATCATAATCCATGATTGATTTCAAAGCAAACTACAATGCTATAGTCATTACAATAAAATGATACTGGCATAAAACCAACACagagatcaatggagcagaatcgAGAACCCAGAAATTAACACGTGTACAGACATTCAGCTGATTATTGATAAAGTTGTCAAAAACATTCAATGGATAAAGGAAAGTAATTTCAACAAATATGCTAAAAATATCTGATATACATTGATGGATTCGGTGTATATTTCTGTCTGCTCAGCCTGCTCTTCTTGGAACCTGAAGTAGTCATTGCCACTGTGCAACACTAGATGGCGACTATGTGCATGTTTGCTCACATGCCCTGATCTCAGCTCATAGAGCACCCAAAACCCAGCCTGTCACAAACGCACCACTGCTGTGTGGGTCTGGATGGAGTTAGGGAACGCCTAAAGAGCTACTGAATCCGTTCTGCATCTCTGAGCCTCCACTGGGACCAGCGTGGCCCCAAGTTCATTGTCAAAGGCACTAGCTTGATACTGATGGTGCCAGAGCCTCAGACAGTCCTGGGCCAACACCATGGTGGCAATTACAATAGAAACAATCTCAGAGTAATACATTTGCTAATCTGTGTTGTAACATTTGATTTCCCTGTGCAAAATTTCCCAGAATCAAGAGAAAAATAACTCATCATCAATTAAAATTTCCCTGCCCATACTCTAGAAATTGTCCAGATTCCGACCCCACATTCTAGAGATCTTTCCTGCCATCCCCTCCCTTTCCAACTAcagacacactttttttttcctggagagaTCTGCCGTCTAATAGAGTTGTGAAGAGATGTTCACACTCACTAGCAATCCGAGAAGGAGGAGTTAACAGCAACACTGACCCATCACACCGCATCCATGAGGCTCACAGACACGTGCAGGTTCTACTACCACGTGTCAActgggaaagaagaaagatgGGCATTCTTCTACattacagaggagagaaaccTGGTGGtgcccagggagccctggatgcaTCTGCCTTGCCCCCAGTGAACCATGCCTGCAGACTGCTCCTGTGAACCCCCAAGGAATGCACAAAGAATCCTGCATCCTGTCAGTGTTACAGGCACTgggaggtggaggaagccacgCATCTGTCTCCAGGGCAACTCCTAAGTGGAATAATACCCTGAGTGGGGGGAGTTCCTGCAAAAGCAGAGGCTGAGATGTGGATCTGCAGGAAGCACCAGGTCAGGAGTGGGACAGTGAGGCTAGGGCAGCTGAGGAACCCACAGTTCAAGATACATTCTTGGCCAGTTTCCTGTGGACTAAGGGATTGTGACACCATTGGACGACACCAGGTGGCAGTGCTGCACTGCCTCAGTGTAAGTACTGGAGTGTCTAGAACCAGGGGCTTTTACCCTCAAACTCTCATCATTCTTGAGCTGTGGTCCCTGGGGCATTAATTTGCAGGTGCATCTACTGCCCAAGTCCAGGTTTCATGAAAACATTCAGGCAGAGAGTCCCAGATCCATGCAGCATGAGACTGGAGGATGTTAACAGAAGTAGGGGCCAAAAGTATAGCAAAATGCCATCAATGTTTTTTAAGTACAATAGTGAGAAAGGCATATAAAACAGCAGGAGTTGTAGACCAACATCTTGGATGTAAATCAAATATAGGCAGACACACAGCACTATGACAGGTGGGAGTCATGGCTTAGGCCTGGGCTTGCAATCAACACCTTATGCTGTGCCTTCAGAGAGGCAAGCCGGAGTGAGGACCAGGGATCAAACTAGGAAAATCACAAGAGACAGGCCTTACAGGAATTGATCACAAGCTGGGCGTGTGAATAAAGCCCCCCATCTTCTGTGGCTTCTTCCacattgcaggatctgtggtcctTGGACCCTGTCCCAACCCTCACTGTCACCtctctgaattcctggctccaggctccaggccagcaggaagcctgTGAAGCCcaaaggcagcagagctggcagagagtGCCCAGGACCTGCTCAGTGGGAAGATCTGACTCAGAGATGCCCTTGGGCAGCTGGAAGCCTCCTGACCACACTCCCAGAGCTGATAGGACTAAGTGACTGAATTCAGAGGCGGAGCATCTAGAACGTGAATAAAGGCACTCCTCCTGTGGAATCTGAAAGCGAAAGGGCTGCCTTCAGCTCTcaggctgcttcctggtctcTGGCCCTGGAACTGGGTAAGTGGAGCTCCTCTGGAACTTGCAGCACACTTTGACATGTGGGCTTAATTCTACTTCTCTTGGGAGGCCGGATACCAGACTACACCATCGATGGGAATTTCAGGTCTATAGTGTGTCC contains:
- the LOC131478393 gene encoding LOW QUALITY PROTEIN: arylamine N-acetyltransferase 2-like (The sequence of the model RefSeq protein was modified relative to this genomic sequence to represent the inferred CDS: inserted 1 base in 1 codon), which encodes MGISGIMDLEAYYKRIGYKNPGNKLDLESLTGILQHQIRTVPFENLSLHCGESMELDLEAIFDKIVRKNRGGWCLQVNYLLYWALATTGFEVTMLGGYVYSRTTEKYSTGMIHLLVQVTINGRKYIVDAGFGRSHQIWQPVELIPDQDQPQVPSIFRLREEGETWYLDQIRRQQYIPNEEFLNSELLEKESYRKIYSFTLQPRTIEEFEPVNTYLQESPSSVFLDKSFCSLQTPEGFNXLVGFVLTSRIFNYKENTDLVEFKTLTEEEVEEVLKTIFNISLGKKLVCKCGDKFFTV